The Primulina huaijiensis isolate GDHJ02 chromosome 9, ASM1229523v2, whole genome shotgun sequence genomic interval ATTATCATTatcgtaaaataaaatatatataacatatataCAAGCGGTCTTCCGATTCGATCGATATACGTATACCTTTTAGATTTCGAACTTTTAGTTGTGTCACAACTGCGTATTGtcttgagtagaaaagcagatTAGAAGAATAAGAATTAAAGTATGGGTGTGGATTACTACAAGATATTGAAGGTTGACAAGAATGCAACGAACGATGAGTTGAAGAAAGCTTATCGAAAGCTGGCGATGAAGTGGCACCCCGACAAAAATCCCAACAATAAGACGGAAGCCGAGGCTAAATTCAAGGAAATTTCTGAAGCGTACGAGGTATAAGCTCTTTTTTCTTGCTGTCTATTTGTTTCCCCCAAAGATACATGTGCGTTCATATTGATATCCGTCCGTTTATTGCTTGTTtaatttattgagatttatcttttcttatacaaactgatatgtaAGGTAGAAACTTTTTTTCATTCATCACAACGGTATTGAGTTTATTTACAAACATGGAACTTTTACTGTAGAGAAATAGTTTAAGGTTGTTATCTTTGGTTAGAGGCTACCAAAGAGGCTAGAATGATCATATTGcctgtgatttttttttttattgtttaaacgTGGAATTTTTAGAGGTTAGTGGCCCATAATTTGTTAGTATTTTAGTATGGGGGTCCTGAATATTATATTCTAATTGTTTGTCCAGGTTCTAAGTGATTCCCAGAAGAGGGCAATCTATGATCAGTACGGGGAGGAGGGACTGAAAGGTCAAGTGCCCCCTCCGAATGCTGGTGGACCTGGTGGCACAACATTTTTCCGGACTGGGGACGTACCCAATGTGTTTAGATTCAGCCCCAGAAACGCCAATGACATCTTTGCAGAGTTTTTTGGCCATTCATCCCCATTCGGAGGCATGGGAAATGGTAATGGAACGAGAGGTGGTTCGAAATTTTCTAGTTCCATGTTTGGAGACGATATCTTTAGCTCCTTTGGAGGAGACAGTAGACATATGAGTTCAGGTCCTAGAAAGGCGCCACCTATTGAACGGCTCTTACCTTGCAGCTTGGAAGAACTCTACAAAGGATCTACGAAGAAGATGAAAATTTCCAGAGAAATTGCCGATGCCAGTGGGTATGTAGAATAGATTGCTATTGTCCAAGTCTTTTATTGCGCTCTTCATTTACCATGCTTGCTTGTTGGTTTTCTTATGATTATTGCGATATTTGTACAGAAAGACTTTACCGATACAAGAGATTTTGACAATTGACATTAAACCTGGCTGGAAAAAGGGAACAAAGATCACATTCCCAGATAAAGGAAACGAAGAACCAAACGTGATTCCTTCAGATTTGGTATTTGTAATTGACGAGAAGCCACACAGCGTGTTCACGAGGGATGGCAATGATCTTGTTGTCACGAAGAAAATATCTCTTGCTGAAGCGTTAACAGGCTACACAGTCCACTTAACCACGTTGGATGGGAGGAACTTGAGTATACCTATAAACAGTGTTATTCATCCAGGCTATGAAGAGGTGGTGCGTGGAGAAGGAATGCCGATTTCCAAAGAACCCTCGAAAAAGGGTGATCTGCGGATCAAGTTCAACATAAAATTTCCGACTAAGTTGACTGCCGAACAGAGATCTGGAGTCAAGAAATTGCTACCTCTTTAGTTACAGGGTGTAGTACTGTATAGAGCTCGAAACTGTCCATAAGGTTGCATATGTTGTTTCATTACAGGTATCAGTGTGTCACTAATCTTGGGATTCGACTCGAGAGGTTGCAATCAGACACACATTCACAGtgtcatatattttttagtCGAAAATCTTGATCCACGCACTAAATATTCAGGATATGGTATCAAATGTATTTAAAGTACTAAATTTATATTAGCACCAGATAGCAAGATACCTCAACCCTACAATGAAGGGATGTGAAATCTGTATAACTATGTCTCTCCTTTTCTATCTGCTACGCCTGGTATGACGGTAACAATAAGTTTCTCTGTTCCTCCATAATTTTACGTCCAAGCATCCAAGTTCTGTAGGGCTGCCTGGTAAAAGAATATCAAAAGAATGAGTAAACACAACAACTGCCTACATTTGGTTAAGAAAACTTGACAGCAGAGGATAGATATGCTTGATAGGAGGATGAGAAGACAGAAGTGTAAAATCACTCCAAATATTCTGCCTGCTCTCCGTTTTGAAAGGCTGTGCTAGGGGTTTATCTATTGAGGCAACAACCTTCGGATCAACGTTCTTGCAGTAAATGTGTTCTGCATAAATCCGCTAGGATAACGAATGAAATGGTGGTCGGTTGATGTATTTCTGAAATGAAActggaaataaaatattagatgGTTTTTGGGACCAAATAAAAGTCCGATAAGATGCCGAATCGAGAAATCGATTATTCAAACTAATAGtagaatttgattaaaaaaaattagagaccAGAA includes:
- the LOC140984784 gene encoding uncharacterized protein — its product is MGVDYYKILKVDKNATNDELKKAYRKLAMKWHPDKNPNNKTEAEAKFKEISEAYEVLSDSQKRAIYDQYGEEGLKGQVPPPNAGGPGGTTFFRTGDVPNVFRFSPRNANDIFAEFFGHSSPFGGMGNGNGTRGGSKFSSSMFGDDIFSSFGGDSRHMSSGPRKAPPIERLLPCSLEELYKGSTKKMKISREIADASGKTLPIQEILTIDIKPGWKKGTKITFPDKGNEEPNVIPSDLVFVIDEKPHSVFTRDGNDLVVTKKISLAEALTGYTVHLTTLDGRNLSIPINSVIHPGYEEVVRGEGMPISKEPSKKGDLRIKFNIKFPTKLTAEQRSGVKKLLPL